A single Tenacibaculum sp. 190524A02b DNA region contains:
- the cobN gene encoding cobaltochelatase subunit CobN, with translation MHLIATIPGGWNPDDDGVFYIEQQPGDIVFLSAGDTEIHTVNEAYKKLYDQEREGLPSLRMTNLVYLKQELTIDNYLEDVLEKAKVIVCSLLGGISYYKYLVESLVELQEETNCVLLFIPAHEPDYELMKLSSVDIQMVHHCRQYLQQGGKTNAVNFLNYIRKHFFNQTIEVAIAEQIDDLFLYTFENGIVTQEELDSSLDRSKSITVLLAYRTHFLANNLEPLQVLSQSLIDQGMQPVVVFANNLRDPDTLVNLEKLMTNSGTRKIATMINTTGFTIKSSDTTDFIFDRLGIPVLQAIFSTTNKTVWEEGMFGLPPTDIAMNVALPEIDGRIIGRAVSFKKEIQKDELTDSTIVKYEAHQPACEFMARLAKNWITLQGKKNKEKRIAVILPNYPNKDSRLANGVGLDTPESCIVLLEALHKANYNVGKQLPKSGTALMHWITQVTTNDTSTTQTRPHAILYSLSDFKKRFDTISITLQEKIVEQWGTPDNDPYFTEEGFIVSGFLLGNVFVSIQPSRGYNQDPQAIYHSPDLAPTYQYLAYYFWLQDTYQADAVIHLGKHGNLEWLPGKSVSLNPETCFPAMLFDALPHFYPFIINDPGEGTQAKRRNQAVIIDHLIPPMTRAESYGSLMKLEHLVDEYYEASNLDPKRSKVLEQEIANLVKETQLNVDLGITSDDVDELLVKLDGYLCELKEAQIRDGLHIFGKAPIDEQLIDLLIALHRMPTYNQKGITQVLAEDFGIKQNILTLDYTEKLEITIGEKDCKTVGQIIEQLELIAKQQLIEFLEEGILSEAYPKLNEVLIIIKQKTLIAVNNTTEEITNLLEGLNGYYVPSGPSGAPTRGRVDLLPTGRNFYSVDVRTIPTETAFRLGEKSAALIIDRYIQEHGEYPETIGISVWGTSTMRTGGDDIAQAFALMGVKPIWKNANRRVSDFEVIPLLKLQRPRVDVTLRISGFFRDAFPDVINLFNTAVAKIAELDEPLEENPIRKRFLEESNDWETKGLIKEEAKQRALYRVFGSKPGAYGAGLQAVIDEKNWETQEDLAKVYINWSGYAYGSSKQGVSAHESFTNRLQAMQIVMHNQDNREHDILDSDDYYQFQGGLANAVATVKGSDAEIYFGDHSRPETPKVKTLKEELLKVYRSRVVNPKWISGVQRHGYKGAFEMAATLDYLFAYDATTNLIDDFMYEGITERYLLDEKNKTFIKENNPWALKDMSERLLEAIQRGMWQEPSMEIKQQLENLYLEGEGIIE, from the coding sequence ATGCATTTAATAGCAACAATACCAGGAGGATGGAATCCAGATGATGACGGCGTCTTTTATATAGAACAACAACCAGGAGATATTGTTTTTTTAAGCGCAGGTGATACCGAAATACATACGGTAAATGAAGCCTATAAAAAACTTTATGATCAAGAAAGAGAAGGTCTTCCAAGTTTGCGTATGACAAATTTGGTGTATCTAAAACAAGAACTTACGATTGATAATTATTTAGAGGATGTTTTAGAAAAAGCCAAAGTGATTGTTTGTAGTCTTTTAGGTGGGATTAGTTATTATAAATATTTAGTTGAATCTTTGGTAGAACTGCAAGAAGAAACCAATTGTGTATTACTATTTATACCAGCGCACGAACCCGATTATGAATTAATGAAACTATCATCGGTAGATATTCAAATGGTGCATCATTGTAGGCAGTATTTACAGCAAGGAGGAAAAACAAATGCAGTTAACTTTTTAAATTATATCCGTAAACATTTTTTTAACCAAACTATAGAGGTCGCTATTGCAGAACAAATAGACGACTTATTTTTATATACATTTGAAAATGGAATTGTTACACAAGAAGAATTAGATTCAAGTTTAGATCGTAGTAAATCAATAACAGTTTTATTAGCCTATAGAACTCATTTTTTAGCGAATAATTTAGAGCCTTTACAGGTTTTAAGTCAATCGTTAATAGACCAAGGAATGCAGCCTGTTGTAGTTTTTGCAAATAATTTAAGAGATCCTGATACGTTAGTGAATCTTGAAAAATTAATGACTAATTCAGGCACTAGAAAAATAGCAACCATGATTAATACAACAGGATTTACAATAAAATCTTCGGATACAACAGATTTTATTTTCGATCGATTAGGGATTCCTGTATTACAAGCTATTTTTTCAACAACAAATAAAACAGTTTGGGAAGAAGGTATGTTTGGTTTGCCACCAACAGATATTGCAATGAATGTAGCTTTACCAGAAATTGATGGAAGAATTATAGGAAGAGCCGTTTCTTTTAAAAAGGAGATTCAAAAAGATGAACTTACAGATAGTACCATCGTAAAATACGAAGCACATCAACCTGCTTGTGAGTTTATGGCACGATTAGCAAAAAACTGGATTACATTACAGGGAAAGAAAAACAAAGAAAAACGTATTGCAGTTATTTTACCCAACTATCCAAACAAAGATAGCCGATTAGCAAATGGAGTAGGGTTAGACACACCAGAAAGTTGTATTGTATTATTAGAAGCTTTACATAAAGCAAATTATAATGTAGGAAAGCAATTACCTAAGTCAGGAACAGCATTGATGCATTGGATAACACAAGTAACTACTAATGATACAAGCACTACGCAAACCAGACCACATGCAATTCTATATAGTTTATCAGATTTTAAAAAACGGTTTGATACTATTTCAATAACATTACAAGAGAAAATAGTTGAACAATGGGGTACACCAGATAACGATCCTTATTTTACGGAAGAAGGCTTTATAGTTTCCGGATTTTTATTAGGAAATGTTTTTGTGAGTATTCAACCTTCCAGAGGTTATAATCAAGATCCACAAGCAATTTATCACTCTCCAGATTTAGCACCTACTTATCAATATTTGGCATATTATTTCTGGTTACAAGATACATATCAAGCAGATGCTGTAATTCACTTAGGTAAGCACGGAAATTTAGAGTGGTTACCAGGGAAAAGTGTATCTCTAAATCCAGAAACTTGTTTTCCAGCTATGTTGTTCGATGCATTGCCTCATTTTTATCCGTTTATTATTAATGATCCAGGAGAAGGAACACAAGCAAAACGAAGAAATCAAGCTGTAATTATAGATCATTTGATTCCACCGATGACGCGAGCAGAAAGCTATGGAAGCTTGATGAAGTTAGAACATTTAGTTGATGAGTATTATGAAGCATCGAATTTAGATCCAAAACGCTCAAAAGTATTAGAACAAGAAATAGCCAATTTAGTTAAAGAAACACAATTAAATGTAGATTTAGGAATTACCTCTGATGATGTTGATGAGTTATTGGTAAAATTAGATGGTTATTTATGCGAACTAAAAGAAGCGCAAATTCGTGATGGTTTACACATTTTCGGAAAAGCCCCTATAGATGAGCAATTGATTGATTTATTAATAGCCTTACATAGGATGCCAACGTATAATCAAAAAGGAATTACACAAGTATTGGCAGAAGATTTTGGGATTAAACAAAACATTCTAACGTTAGATTATACTGAAAAACTAGAAATAACTATTGGTGAAAAAGATTGTAAAACTGTGGGGCAGATTATTGAGCAGTTAGAATTGATAGCGAAACAGCAGTTAATAGAATTTCTAGAAGAAGGTATTTTATCAGAAGCCTATCCAAAACTGAATGAAGTTTTAATTATTATTAAACAAAAAACGTTAATAGCTGTAAATAATACTACAGAAGAAATAACCAATTTGTTAGAAGGATTAAATGGATATTATGTGCCTTCGGGGCCATCTGGAGCTCCAACAAGAGGTCGTGTAGATTTATTACCAACGGGTCGTAATTTTTACTCTGTAGATGTTCGTACCATTCCAACGGAAACAGCTTTTCGTTTAGGAGAAAAAAGTGCAGCATTAATTATTGATAGATACATACAAGAACATGGCGAATACCCTGAAACTATAGGAATATCGGTTTGGGGAACTTCTACCATGCGAACTGGAGGAGATGATATAGCACAAGCCTTTGCATTAATGGGGGTAAAACCAATTTGGAAAAATGCGAATAGAAGAGTAAGCGATTTTGAAGTAATTCCGCTATTAAAACTCCAACGTCCAAGAGTAGATGTTACTTTACGTATTTCTGGTTTCTTTAGAGATGCTTTTCCAGATGTAATCAACCTATTTAATACCGCTGTGGCTAAAATAGCAGAATTAGATGAACCATTAGAAGAAAATCCTATTCGTAAACGATTTTTAGAGGAAAGTAACGATTGGGAAACTAAAGGTTTAATTAAAGAAGAAGCTAAACAACGCGCATTGTATAGAGTTTTTGGGTCTAAACCAGGTGCATATGGAGCAGGTTTACAAGCAGTAATTGATGAGAAAAATTGGGAAACGCAAGAAGATTTAGCCAAAGTATATATCAATTGGAGTGGTTATGCCTATGGAAGTTCTAAACAAGGAGTTTCAGCACATGAATCTTTTACAAACAGATTGCAAGCTATGCAAATTGTAATGCACAATCAAGATAACCGAGAACATGACATTTTAGATAGTGATGATTACTATCAATTTCAAGGTGGATTAGCCAATGCAGTGGCTACAGTAAAAGGCAGTGATGCTGAGATATATTTCGGAGATCATTCAAGACCAGAAACTCCCAAGGTAAAAACCTTAAAAGAGGAGCTTTTAAAAGTGTACCGATCAAGAGTTGTAAATCCAAAATGGATTTCTGGGGTACAACGTCATGGATATAAAGGTGCTTTTGAAATGGCAGCTACTTTAGATTATTTGTTTGCTTATGATGCTACCACTAATTTAATTGATGATTTTATGTATGAGGGAATTACTGAACGTTATTTATTAGATGAAAAAAATAAAACCTTTATAAAAGAAAACAATCCGTGGGCTTTAAAAGATATGAGTGAACGTTTATTAGAAGCCATACAACGTGGGATGTGGCAAGAACCTTCAATGGAAATAAAGCAACAATTAGAAAATTTGTATTTAGAAGGAGAAGGAATTATAGAATAG
- a CDS encoding GAF domain-containing sensor histidine kinase, with protein MQVANIPENEEKRVEALKSFNILDTLPEEAYDNITKIAAEICNTPIALVSLVGPDRQWFKSTYGLDAKETSRDYAFCAHSILEPENLFIVPDATKDIRFKDNPLTKNEPHVVFYAGAPLKTKDGYPIGTLCVIDNEPREALTEGQKESLKALSKQVMRLLDLRQKNIVLEQANKEITRLNTELTQFAYKLTHDLKAPIRGIHSLAEFVKEDLEEEANNEKNIKLIELISSKTVYMELMIEQLLLYTKVTNAEINFENFNLELLLKSILKNCDLENKISIDFKELAIDVVHSKVCFTQIFQNLLTNSNKFCDERECIVEVLFSQNKDFLQFTYMDNGPGISLAYRDKVFLMFETLKTSNYQSTGIGLATVKSIITRLGGKISLKEREDGKKGVCFEFTIRKSNFYKQRQEV; from the coding sequence ATGCAAGTAGCTAATATTCCAGAGAATGAAGAAAAAAGAGTTGAGGCTTTAAAAAGTTTCAATATTTTAGATACCTTACCAGAAGAGGCATATGATAATATTACTAAGATTGCAGCGGAAATATGTAATACTCCTATAGCTCTTGTTTCTCTTGTAGGTCCTGATAGGCAGTGGTTTAAATCTACTTACGGTTTAGATGCAAAAGAAACATCTAGAGATTATGCCTTTTGCGCGCATAGCATATTAGAACCTGAAAATTTATTCATTGTTCCAGATGCTACCAAAGATATTCGTTTTAAGGACAACCCATTAACAAAAAATGAACCTCATGTAGTATTTTATGCTGGAGCACCATTAAAAACTAAAGATGGTTACCCAATAGGAACTTTATGTGTTATTGATAATGAACCCCGTGAAGCACTTACTGAAGGACAAAAAGAGTCTTTAAAAGCATTGTCTAAACAAGTAATGAGGCTTTTAGATTTAAGACAAAAGAATATTGTTTTAGAGCAAGCAAATAAAGAAATTACAAGGTTAAATACAGAGTTAACACAATTTGCATACAAGTTAACACATGATTTAAAAGCGCCCATTCGTGGGATTCATTCTTTAGCAGAGTTTGTGAAAGAAGATTTAGAAGAAGAGGCTAATAATGAAAAAAACATTAAACTAATAGAGCTTATATCATCAAAGACGGTGTATATGGAATTGATGATAGAACAACTTTTACTGTATACGAAGGTAACAAATGCAGAAATTAATTTTGAAAATTTTAATTTAGAATTGTTGCTAAAGAGTATTTTAAAGAATTGTGATTTAGAAAATAAAATAAGTATAGATTTTAAAGAATTAGCTATAGATGTTGTTCATTCAAAAGTTTGTTTTACTCAAATTTTTCAAAACCTTTTAACCAATTCTAATAAATTTTGTGACGAAAGAGAATGTATAGTAGAAGTTCTTTTTTCACAAAATAAAGACTTCCTTCAGTTTACTTATATGGATAATGGCCCTGGGATATCCTTGGCATATAGAGATAAAGTTTTTTTAATGTTTGAAACTCTAAAAACTTCTAATTACCAAAGTACTGGCATAGGGTTGGCTACGGTTAAATCAATTATTACTAGGTTAGGAGGGAAGATTTCTTTAAAAGAAAGAGAAGATGGAAAAAAAGGAGTTTGTTTTGAGTTTACAATACGTAAATCAAATTTTTATAAACAAAGACAAGAGGTATAG
- a CDS encoding AAA family ATPase, with the protein MQHKTKFPFTAIIGQDDFKLCLLLNLIDPTIGGVLATGDKGTGKTTTVRALSQLMGKDFPFINLPIGATEDRVLGSVNIEALINQKKTIVDKGLIAKANQGFLYIDEINLLNDYLMDVLLDASSSGGYHLEREGISQWLESRFCLVGTMNPEEGDLRPQLKDRFGLSVNITTPKDIAIRKKIAIQRLDFDTTPTDFYEKRKEQELRLKTEILSAKHKLTEVTLSEEVQNEAAKLTIEANVEGMRADILLLKTARAYAALLNQDKVTVEMLHRIATYVLQHRSKDFIPPESNNDKKEGENKEQEKPDKKDNQTQGNNSFQLPESVQNGLKFSITQTSKKKEVILPTKTLKKTPYIATPSPSIALVKTIKNYMATEKFTAIYKQVTEKAAAKIVFLLDTSASMAVDKQLGYVKGIVQKTINRYPTKKVEYAIITLDNSSAKVVQDFTSDNAILNKISHQLRAGGKTNLGCAFFKVFELLKSINKKAVQLFVLTDGKINSGKENPFEYAIQSYKTYLSKLNNTTIIDTENGFVKLGRAKLLADTLKVNYIPLTSL; encoded by the coding sequence ATGCAACACAAAACTAAATTTCCCTTTACAGCAATTATTGGTCAAGATGATTTTAAGTTATGTTTATTGTTAAACTTAATAGATCCAACTATAGGTGGAGTTTTGGCTACTGGAGATAAAGGCACAGGAAAAACAACAACAGTTAGAGCATTAAGTCAATTAATGGGAAAAGATTTTCCGTTTATCAATTTACCTATAGGAGCTACTGAAGATAGAGTTTTAGGGAGTGTAAATATAGAAGCACTTATAAATCAGAAAAAAACAATTGTAGATAAAGGTTTGATAGCTAAAGCAAATCAGGGGTTTTTGTACATAGATGAAATTAACTTACTAAATGATTATCTGATGGACGTGCTTTTAGATGCTTCTTCTTCTGGAGGATATCATTTAGAAAGAGAAGGAATTTCACAATGGCTAGAAAGTAGATTTTGTTTAGTAGGAACTATGAATCCCGAAGAAGGAGATTTACGTCCGCAATTGAAAGATAGATTTGGGTTAAGTGTAAACATAACTACACCAAAAGATATTGCTATTCGAAAAAAAATAGCGATACAACGTTTAGATTTTGATACCACTCCAACTGATTTTTATGAAAAACGAAAGGAACAAGAATTAAGGTTGAAAACAGAAATTCTATCAGCTAAACACAAATTAACAGAGGTAACACTATCTGAGGAGGTACAAAATGAAGCTGCTAAATTAACTATAGAGGCAAATGTTGAAGGAATGCGAGCAGATATTTTATTGTTAAAAACGGCAAGAGCTTATGCAGCATTACTTAATCAAGATAAGGTTACTGTTGAAATGCTACATAGAATAGCAACGTATGTTTTACAGCATAGAAGCAAAGATTTTATACCACCTGAGTCAAATAATGATAAAAAAGAAGGTGAAAATAAAGAACAAGAAAAACCTGATAAGAAAGATAATCAAACTCAGGGTAATAATTCTTTTCAACTACCTGAAAGTGTACAAAACGGATTAAAGTTTTCAATTACCCAAACCTCAAAAAAAAAAGAGGTAATATTACCTACTAAAACACTTAAAAAAACACCTTATATTGCAACACCATCACCATCTATTGCATTAGTAAAGACAATTAAAAACTACATGGCTACGGAAAAGTTTACAGCAATATATAAGCAAGTAACCGAAAAAGCAGCTGCAAAAATTGTATTCTTACTAGATACTAGTGCTTCTATGGCGGTAGATAAACAATTAGGCTATGTAAAAGGTATTGTTCAAAAAACAATAAATAGGTATCCAACAAAAAAAGTAGAATACGCTATTATAACATTGGATAATTCGTCAGCAAAAGTTGTACAAGACTTTACAAGTGATAATGCGATTCTCAATAAAATAAGTCATCAATTAAGAGCCGGAGGAAAAACAAATTTAGGATGTGCGTTTTTTAAGGTTTTTGAATTATTGAAATCTATCAATAAAAAAGCAGTACAATTGTTTGTATTAACAGATGGAAAAATAAATTCAGGAAAAGAAAATCCATTTGAATATGCAATACAATCCTATAAAACCTATTTGTCCAAGCTTAATAATACCACTATAATAGATACCGAAAACGGATTTGTTAAACTTGGTAGAGCAAAATTATTGGCAGATACTTTAAAAGTTAATTACATTCCATTAACATCATTATAA
- a CDS encoding cobyrinate a,c-diamide synthase: protein MAKAFLIAAPWSNSGKTTITLGLARYFSNEGLKVQTFKCGPDYIDTIHHTTAARNPSVNLDSVLMSDAHIQEVFTKYSSVADVNIVEGVMGLFDGAEKDKGSSAEIAKKLNIPVVLVVNAKAMAYTIAPILHGLKTFDPAVKIAGVLFNFVRTESHYAFLKEACDSVGLTSLGYIPPNDAIKIPSRHLGLHIDTSFEEVIENAASHIGKHIKVDVLINEVAREVEVIKGVSNGLSNGFKPIGKIAVAKDEAFTFTYLENLNYLKELGEVTFFSPLHDNTLPEADIIYLAGGYPELYLEQLSTNTQMREAIKKAAEKGVKILAECGGMMYLGNQIINQEGISYPMVGVFDFSTTMENKKLHLGYRKVVFEDETIWGHEFHYSSIMQDDYSSVAEIYTARNKEINTKVYSYKNVLASYIHLYWGEGNFNWFPKGINSLGKEEKDYYFVTFATAKSRISDRMVKYNSRKFIKELDPLIFETDDIEQMRQLFKEAFKRYEMDVDCFNILPDHIHILLKINSEKELAIQIKNLKGYTSYKFQRFKEWEKGTQKVWVQKFHRKKISKTDGSIERVTNYIKNNHYKHQERWGEEMSEFIASLIQGDCQGD, encoded by the coding sequence ATGGCAAAAGCATTCTTAATAGCAGCTCCATGGAGTAATTCAGGGAAAACAACTATTACACTTGGTTTAGCTCGTTATTTTAGTAATGAAGGACTAAAAGTACAAACCTTTAAATGCGGTCCTGATTATATAGATACTATTCATCACACAACCGCTGCAAGGAATCCTAGTGTTAATTTGGATAGTGTACTAATGTCTGATGCGCATATACAAGAAGTCTTTACAAAGTACAGTTCAGTAGCAGATGTAAATATTGTAGAAGGAGTCATGGGACTTTTTGATGGTGCAGAAAAAGATAAAGGAAGCTCAGCAGAGATTGCAAAAAAGTTAAATATCCCTGTAGTTTTAGTCGTAAATGCCAAGGCAATGGCGTATACTATTGCACCTATTTTACACGGATTAAAAACGTTTGATCCAGCAGTAAAAATAGCGGGAGTTCTTTTTAATTTTGTAAGAACAGAGTCACATTACGCATTTTTAAAAGAAGCTTGTGATTCTGTTGGGTTGACTTCTTTGGGGTATATTCCACCAAATGATGCTATAAAAATTCCATCCAGACATTTAGGCTTGCATATTGATACTTCTTTTGAAGAGGTTATAGAAAATGCTGCTTCACATATTGGTAAACATATCAAGGTAGATGTATTAATTAATGAAGTAGCTAGAGAGGTAGAGGTCATCAAGGGAGTTTCCAATGGGCTTTCCAATGGGTTTAAACCCATTGGAAAAATAGCAGTAGCTAAGGATGAAGCTTTCACTTTTACATATCTAGAAAATCTGAATTATCTAAAAGAATTAGGAGAAGTTACTTTTTTCAGTCCACTACATGATAATACATTACCTGAAGCAGATATTATTTATTTAGCAGGAGGCTATCCAGAATTGTACTTAGAGCAATTAAGTACTAATACCCAAATGAGAGAAGCTATAAAAAAAGCTGCTGAAAAGGGAGTGAAAATTTTAGCAGAATGTGGAGGAATGATGTATCTAGGAAATCAAATAATTAATCAAGAAGGAATTTCATATCCTATGGTTGGAGTATTTGATTTTAGTACAACAATGGAAAATAAAAAACTACATTTAGGTTATAGAAAAGTTGTTTTTGAAGACGAAACAATTTGGGGACATGAATTTCACTATTCCTCAATAATGCAGGATGATTACAGTTCTGTAGCCGAAATATACACCGCAAGAAATAAAGAAATAAATACCAAAGTATACTCCTATAAAAACGTTTTAGCAAGTTACATACACTTGTATTGGGGCGAAGGAAATTTCAATTGGTTTCCCAAGGGGATTAATTCCCTTGGGAAAGAGGAGAAAGATTACTATTTCGTAACCTTTGCCACAGCAAAATCAAGAATTTCAGATAGAATGGTGAAGTATAACTCAAGAAAGTTCATAAAAGAGTTAGATCCATTAATTTTTGAAACGGATGATATAGAACAAATGAGGCAACTATTTAAAGAAGCCTTTAAGAGATATGAAATGGATGTAGATTGTTTTAATATTTTACCAGACCATATCCATATCTTGTTAAAAATAAATAGTGAAAAAGAACTAGCAATTCAGATTAAAAATTTAAAAGGATATACTTCTTATAAATTTCAGAGATTTAAAGAATGGGAAAAGGGAACTCAAAAAGTTTGGGTTCAGAAATTTCATAGAAAAAAGATCTCTAAAACAGATGGCTCAATAGAAAGAGTAACGAATTACATTAAAAATAATCATTATAAACATCAAGAACGTTGGGGAGAAGAAATGAGTGAATTCATTGCATCTTTGATCCAAGGGGACTGCCAAGGGGATTAA